Proteins co-encoded in one Desulfallas thermosapovorans DSM 6562 genomic window:
- a CDS encoding acyl-CoA dehydratase activase-related protein, whose amino-acid sequence MRKVTFPHMGESYRAFKMLLNDLGNEVILPPRPSRKTLNLGVQYTPEFACFPLKILTGTYLETIEKGANVLVTSGGVGPCRAGLYASLHKKILHDLGHSVEMIVFEPPRLYPINFIRNVYKLNPARLSIKAIIDRIKKGWRLLQALDNVEKTTHVVRPREIKKGATTQKYKQALEWLNKASTTKEIIEAEATALEELHKIPQDHQRLILKVGIVGEIYVLLEPAANLEIEETLGNLGVEVERSMFLTGWTRDNTWKETTEGMTVKDAAQHYLPELIGGHGRDSIGHTVLYAKRNFDGVIQLAPFTCIPEIVARTILPAVSKDYNIPVLTFFLDEQTGKAGMNTRLEAFVDLMKRKKLKNMSQAKLQLTSGAI is encoded by the coding sequence ATGCGTAAGGTAACCTTTCCCCATATGGGTGAGTCTTATCGTGCTTTTAAAATGCTATTAAATGATTTGGGCAATGAAGTGATACTCCCCCCCAGACCCAGCCGTAAGACATTAAACCTGGGGGTTCAATATACCCCTGAATTCGCATGTTTTCCCTTAAAAATATTAACGGGTACATACCTGGAAACCATCGAAAAGGGAGCCAATGTTTTAGTCACTTCCGGGGGGGTTGGACCCTGCCGGGCAGGTCTTTATGCCAGTTTACACAAGAAGATATTGCATGATCTGGGACACTCTGTAGAGATGATTGTTTTTGAACCGCCCCGTTTATATCCCATTAATTTCATCCGTAATGTATATAAATTAAACCCCGCCAGGCTATCCATCAAAGCTATTATTGATCGAATCAAGAAAGGCTGGCGTCTATTACAAGCCTTGGATAATGTGGAAAAGACAACACATGTGGTAAGACCACGGGAGATAAAAAAAGGTGCCACGACACAAAAATACAAACAGGCACTGGAATGGTTAAATAAAGCTTCTACCACCAAAGAAATCATTGAGGCTGAAGCGACAGCCCTTGAGGAACTGCATAAGATACCCCAAGATCACCAGCGATTAATTCTGAAAGTTGGCATTGTGGGTGAGATATACGTGCTGCTGGAACCTGCCGCCAATCTGGAGATCGAAGAAACACTGGGCAATCTAGGGGTTGAAGTGGAGCGTTCTATGTTTTTAACGGGCTGGACCAGGGACAATACCTGGAAGGAAACCACCGAGGGCATGACCGTAAAAGACGCTGCCCAGCATTACCTGCCGGAATTAATTGGCGGGCACGGCAGAGACTCCATCGGGCACACGGTATTATATGCCAAGCGTAACTTTGACGGTGTGATCCAGTTGGCCCCTTTCACCTGTATTCCTGAAATAGTGGCCCGCACCATATTACCTGCCGTTAGCAAGGACTATAACATACCTGTACTTACATTTTTCCTTGATGAGCAGACCGGCAAGGCAGGGATGAACACCCGCCTGGAAGCTTTTGTGGATTTGATGAAACGCAAAAAATTAAAAAATATGAGCCAAGCCAAATTGCAGCTTACTTCCGGAGCTATTTAA
- a CDS encoding acyl-CoA dehydratase activase-related protein: MLRIGIPSAMFYYIYYPMWKTFFEELGVQVVTSGKTTRQLLDNGVREALADACVPVKVYFGHAMALANRVDYLFIPRIVCLNKKTVYCPKFLGLPDMIRYGIANMPPIIDVRIDARDRKDSILSAYYKVGKMLGKTPMHITKALLKARMVQFKFDGLLHRGLQPLEAMDTIFNGKKGYTPGNKKQLKFAVVGYPYIIHDQYISIGIANKLQKMGIDVVTSDNLSPLTLRLQRHEPAKQLFWTFSERTLRATRYYARQKDIDGIIHLTAFGCGPDSIVDRFIQLDNYSSSIPFMSLTIDEHSGEAGVNTRLEAFVDMVRRKKGAYS; encoded by the coding sequence GTGCTTCGCATAGGCATACCCAGCGCTATGTTTTACTATATATACTACCCCATGTGGAAGACATTCTTTGAAGAACTGGGTGTTCAGGTGGTAACCTCCGGCAAAACTACCCGTCAGCTATTAGATAACGGCGTGCGCGAAGCGCTCGCCGATGCTTGTGTACCCGTGAAAGTATATTTCGGCCACGCAATGGCTTTAGCCAACCGTGTGGATTACCTGTTTATCCCACGTATCGTTTGTTTAAATAAAAAAACCGTTTACTGCCCCAAATTTTTGGGATTACCTGATATGATCCGTTATGGCATTGCCAATATGCCACCCATCATAGATGTACGCATAGACGCCCGGGACCGGAAAGACAGTATACTTTCAGCATATTATAAAGTTGGAAAAATGCTTGGTAAAACACCAATGCACATTACCAAAGCTTTACTAAAAGCCCGCATGGTGCAATTTAAGTTTGATGGTTTGCTACACAGAGGATTACAACCCCTTGAAGCAATGGATACTATATTTAACGGTAAAAAAGGATACACGCCAGGTAATAAAAAACAGTTAAAATTTGCTGTTGTAGGCTATCCTTACATTATTCATGACCAGTACATCAGCATAGGTATAGCAAATAAACTGCAAAAAATGGGCATTGATGTAGTCACATCGGATAATCTATCGCCGTTAACTTTGCGTTTGCAACGACACGAACCGGCCAAACAATTGTTTTGGACATTCAGCGAGCGTACTTTGCGGGCAACCCGTTATTATGCCCGGCAAAAAGATATTGATGGTATAATACATTTGACAGCTTTCGGGTGTGGGCCGGACTCCATAGTAGACAGATTTATTCAGTTGGATAACTACTCAAGCTCTATACCGTTTATGAGCTTGACCATTGATGAGCACAGCGGTGAGGCCGGGGTTAATACCAGGTTGGAAGCATTTGTTGATATGGTCAGAAGAAAAAAAGGAGCGTATTCATAA
- a CDS encoding AMP-binding protein yields MSQTHNMVDYEKTYAEFKWEVPEYYNFARDVLDKWAEDKDKLAIWWVDDDDNEVKKTFAQLCQRSRQLCNVLASQGVKKGDVVVVIMPRLLEWWEINIACLRMGAVISPGTTQLTPKDLKYRFDSAEAVCIITDADNAPKVDEVRADCPSVKSFILVGDKKEGWTNYEEAVSSASDQFETVNTKSDDNAILYFTSGTTGYPKMTVHTHASYPIGHIVTGKYWLDLTPNDLHWNLSDTGWAKAAWSSFFGPWCCGAALFVHHTPRFDVKKTLRNLEKYPVTTLCGPPTAYRMFVLEDLSQYSFKSLRHVVAAGEPLNPEIIDTWEEHTGLKIRDGYGQTESVCLAGSFPCLEVRAGSMGKPSPGFVVEVIDDEGNIVPRGKEGDIAVKVKPERPVGLFKEYWKNPDKTASSYRGDWYITGDRAIKDEDGYLWFVGRADDVILASGYRIGPFEVESALLEHPAVAESAVVSSPDEVRGEVVKAFVILAPGYTASDELVKELQDHVKKVTAPYKYPRKIEFVESLPKTISGKIRRIELREKEWAAVKK; encoded by the coding sequence ATGAGCCAGACGCATAATATGGTGGACTATGAAAAAACGTATGCGGAATTTAAATGGGAGGTTCCTGAATATTATAATTTTGCCAGAGATGTACTGGATAAGTGGGCTGAAGACAAGGATAAGCTGGCCATTTGGTGGGTGGACGATGATGATAATGAAGTAAAGAAAACCTTTGCCCAGTTGTGTCAAAGATCCAGGCAACTGTGTAATGTCCTTGCCAGCCAAGGGGTTAAAAAAGGCGATGTTGTTGTGGTAATAATGCCCAGACTGCTTGAATGGTGGGAGATAAACATTGCTTGTTTGCGCATGGGTGCCGTTATTAGTCCCGGTACCACTCAGTTAACGCCTAAGGATTTGAAATACCGGTTTGATTCCGCCGAAGCGGTTTGTATCATTACCGATGCTGATAACGCTCCAAAAGTAGATGAAGTGCGGGCAGATTGCCCCAGTGTCAAGAGTTTTATTTTAGTGGGTGATAAAAAAGAGGGCTGGACAAATTATGAAGAGGCTGTAAGCAGTGCTTCGGACCAGTTTGAAACAGTCAATACCAAAAGTGATGATAATGCCATTTTATACTTTACCTCCGGAACCACCGGGTATCCCAAGATGACTGTGCACACCCACGCCAGTTATCCGATTGGTCATATTGTGACAGGTAAGTACTGGCTTGATTTAACACCGAATGATTTGCACTGGAACCTGTCCGATACCGGTTGGGCCAAAGCAGCGTGGAGTAGCTTTTTTGGCCCCTGGTGTTGCGGTGCGGCATTATTCGTGCACCATACCCCGCGATTTGACGTTAAAAAGACATTGAGAAACTTGGAGAAATATCCCGTTACCACATTGTGTGGGCCACCTACCGCATATCGTATGTTTGTGTTGGAGGATCTGTCCCAGTATAGCTTTAAGTCATTACGCCATGTGGTTGCGGCCGGGGAGCCGTTGAACCCGGAAATAATCGATACCTGGGAAGAGCATACCGGTTTGAAGATCAGAGACGGTTACGGGCAAACTGAGAGCGTATGTTTAGCAGGATCCTTCCCTTGCCTGGAGGTGCGGGCCGGTTCCATGGGTAAACCCAGTCCGGGTTTTGTGGTGGAAGTTATTGATGATGAGGGGAACATAGTACCCCGTGGTAAAGAAGGCGACATTGCTGTTAAAGTTAAACCTGAAAGGCCAGTGGGATTATTTAAAGAATATTGGAAAAATCCGGATAAAACTGCGTCATCCTACCGGGGAGATTGGTATATAACCGGTGACCGCGCCATCAAAGATGAGGATGGTTACCTGTGGTTTGTTGGTCGGGCCGATGACGTAATACTGGCTTCCGGTTACCGGATTGGTCCTTTTGAAGTGGAAAGTGCGCTGCTTGAACACCCGGCTGTTGCCGAGTCGGCTGTGGTATCCAGTCCGGACGAGGTTCGCGGTGAAGTGGTTAAAGCTTTCGTAATTCTTGCCCCCGGTTATACAGCTTCAGATGAATTGGTCAAGGAATTGCAGGATCATGTTAAAAAAGTGACCGCCCCTTATAAGTATCCACGGAAAATTGAATTCGTTGAAAGCCTGCCCAAGACCATAAGTGGTAAAATCAGACGCATTGAATTGCGTGAAAAAGAATGGGCTGCTGTTAAAAAATAA
- a CDS encoding acyl-CoA dehydrogenase has translation MDFSLTRDQKMIRDVVYEFAQQEIAPKAAYIDKSGEFPAEIMKKLADMDLMGLPFPEQYGGAGADYISYCLALEEITRACASTGITYEAHISLGCAPIYLFGSEEQKKKYLTMLCSGESIGSFGLTEPEAGTDAGGTKTTAVLDGDTWVINGGKCFITNASYAKFVTITAVTDKSRGKRGISAILVPTDTAGFTIRASYEKMGLHGSNTTELFFDDVRVPKENLVGKENEGFKQFLQVLDGGRIAIGAMAVGIAQACLDASLKYAQERVQFGQSISKFQAIQFKLADMAANVELARLMYLKAAWLKDNDKPCTKEASIAKLFASETATKAALEAIQIHGGYGYMKEFPVERYLRDAKLLEIGEGTSEVQRMVIARLLGC, from the coding sequence ATGGATTTTAGTTTAACCCGGGATCAAAAAATGATCAGGGATGTGGTATATGAATTTGCCCAGCAGGAGATAGCCCCCAAAGCGGCGTATATTGATAAAAGTGGTGAGTTTCCCGCTGAAATTATGAAAAAATTGGCCGACATGGATTTAATGGGTTTACCGTTTCCGGAACAGTACGGTGGGGCAGGGGCTGACTACATTAGTTACTGCTTGGCTTTGGAGGAAATCACCCGGGCCTGCGCATCAACAGGGATTACTTATGAAGCGCATATTTCCCTTGGCTGTGCTCCCATATACCTGTTTGGTAGTGAAGAGCAGAAGAAAAAATATTTAACCATGTTATGCAGCGGAGAAAGTATTGGCTCATTCGGACTTACCGAACCCGAAGCCGGAACGGATGCCGGTGGTACTAAAACAACCGCTGTACTGGATGGCGATACCTGGGTGATTAACGGTGGGAAATGCTTTATTACCAACGCCAGCTATGCTAAGTTTGTCACTATAACAGCCGTAACAGATAAGAGCAGGGGTAAACGCGGTATCAGTGCCATACTGGTACCCACCGACACCGCCGGTTTTACCATCAGAGCCAGTTATGAAAAAATGGGCCTTCACGGTTCCAATACCACCGAATTGTTTTTCGATGATGTGCGTGTGCCGAAGGAAAATCTGGTGGGCAAAGAAAACGAAGGTTTTAAGCAGTTCCTTCAGGTATTAGATGGTGGACGTATCGCCATAGGTGCTATGGCGGTGGGTATTGCCCAGGCATGTCTTGACGCTTCACTTAAGTATGCACAGGAAAGGGTGCAGTTTGGTCAGAGTATTTCTAAATTTCAGGCAATTCAGTTTAAATTAGCCGATATGGCCGCTAATGTTGAACTGGCGCGACTTATGTACCTAAAGGCGGCCTGGCTGAAGGACAACGACAAGCCTTGCACCAAAGAAGCTTCGATTGCTAAACTATTTGCCTCGGAGACGGCCACCAAGGCTGCTCTGGAAGCGATACAGATCCATGGTGGCTATGGTTATATGAAGGAATTCCCTGTGGAGCGATATTTAAGGGACGCCAAATTATTGGAAATAGGAGAAGGTACCTCGGAAGTGCAGCGGATGGTCATAGCCAGGTTGCTGGGTTGTTAA
- a CDS encoding DUF3786 domain-containing protein: protein MALINLKPAHAKAVEEFARAVPEAMANNAAVDFDRSGSYFTVPFLGNNYRVYYPGGDVEYCVEKDVKGEEVKIDYKVILLHYLTHCSPRAVENVKVSFKELPSGSIYVGPFTNRAVKPLVAVFGDKSEKLVEAALLLGGWKEDIGDVAVTVPVLPKIPVTFVLWEGDDEFPPSGNVLFDASASSHLHTEDYALLPGLALWELKRIARI from the coding sequence ATGGCATTGATAAATTTAAAGCCTGCCCATGCCAAGGCTGTGGAGGAGTTTGCCCGGGCTGTTCCCGAGGCAATGGCCAATAATGCAGCGGTTGACTTCGACCGGTCCGGCTCTTACTTTACGGTACCGTTTTTAGGTAATAATTATCGTGTATACTATCCCGGGGGTGACGTGGAATACTGTGTTGAGAAGGATGTAAAAGGGGAAGAAGTAAAAATTGATTATAAGGTGATACTATTACATTATCTCACCCACTGCAGTCCCCGGGCTGTGGAAAATGTCAAGGTTTCATTTAAAGAATTACCCAGCGGCTCAATTTATGTTGGCCCCTTTACTAACCGGGCCGTAAAACCATTGGTGGCTGTATTTGGCGATAAAAGCGAAAAACTGGTTGAGGCGGCGCTGTTGCTGGGCGGTTGGAAGGAAGACATTGGAGATGTAGCTGTTACAGTGCCCGTATTGCCTAAGATACCTGTTACCTTTGTATTATGGGAGGGAGATGATGAGTTTCCTCCTTCCGGTAATGTTTTGTTTGACGCATCGGCATCCAGCCACCTGCATACTGAAGATTACGCTTTACTACCGGGACTGGCTCTTTGGGAATTGAAAAGAATTGCCAGGATATAA
- a CDS encoding septum site-determining protein MinC, with amino-acid sequence MPKEAVDIKGTKNGLIILLDPNRDFEDIKTGLKNKMESASGFFSGARFTLYHEKQLYPTEKTELESICKSYGLIPNPEAKWPLNARKSAGIPKEPVDIPGEAALLVKRTLRSGQMVNYHGHVTVLGNIHPGAKVLATGNIIVMGTCSGFVHAGQTGNKEAFIMAFQFNNSHLRIADQTLYYEPEQSFTGPVLAKIEQGKIILLAQYE; translated from the coding sequence TTGCCAAAGGAAGCGGTTGATATAAAGGGTACTAAAAACGGTCTAATTATTTTGCTCGACCCCAACCGGGATTTTGAAGACATAAAAACCGGTTTAAAAAATAAAATGGAGTCTGCCAGCGGATTTTTTTCCGGCGCCAGATTCACACTATATCATGAAAAACAACTTTATCCAACGGAAAAGACTGAGTTGGAGTCTATTTGTAAATCATACGGTTTAATCCCCAACCCCGAGGCCAAGTGGCCGCTAAATGCGCGAAAAAGCGCCGGTATCCCCAAAGAACCGGTTGATATACCCGGAGAAGCCGCGTTATTGGTTAAGCGCACCCTGCGTTCCGGGCAAATGGTAAATTATCATGGACATGTAACAGTTTTGGGTAACATCCATCCCGGGGCGAAGGTACTGGCCACGGGCAATATAATAGTAATGGGCACATGTTCCGGTTTCGTCCATGCCGGTCAAACCGGCAATAAAGAAGCCTTTATCATGGCTTTTCAATTCAACAACAGTCATTTGAGAATAGCTGATCAAACACTTTATTATGAACCTGAGCAATCATTCACTGGACCGGTTTTAGCTAAAATTGAACAGGGCAAAATCATTTTACTGGCACAATATGAATAG
- a CDS encoding AMP-binding protein, with amino-acid sequence MKAPQLEIGKITIGQIVDLMAKELGDNLALVYQNRGIKYNYREFRDVCNQVAKGLMAMGIKKGDHIAIWANNVPEWVLAQFGSAKMGAVLVTVNTNYRSFELEYLLKQSDSTTIILVHGVKRQNEYTDIMYELCPELSSCAPGQLNSARLPKLKNVIYIGEEKMPGMYNWNDLYELGKQITDEELKAREDSLQPDEVINMQYTSGTTGFPKGVMLTHTNISGNAVSMAECMMLSPKDSLCIPVPLFHCFGCVIGTMCCVVTGATMAPVETFNAKKVLETIEANKCTAVHGVPTMFIAELEEMDKNKYDTSSLRTGVMAGAPCPIEVMKSVVNKMGAREICITYGQTEASPGITMTRTTDPIELRVSTVGRALPNVEVKIVNPETGEEVPPGVQGELCTRGYHVMKGYYNMPDATAQAIDGDSWLHTGDLAVMDENGYCKITGRLKDMIIRGGENIYPREIEEFLYTHPKIKDVQVVGVPSRKYGEEVVAFIQLKAGETADETEIKEYCRDKIARHKIPAFIMFVDEYPATASGKIQKYKLRETATKVLGREDDAGIETA; translated from the coding sequence ATGAAAGCACCTCAGTTGGAAATTGGTAAAATTACCATAGGTCAAATTGTTGATTTAATGGCTAAGGAGCTCGGTGACAATCTTGCTTTGGTTTATCAAAATCGAGGTATAAAATACAATTACCGTGAATTTAGAGATGTCTGCAACCAGGTGGCCAAAGGGCTCATGGCTATGGGCATAAAAAAAGGAGACCATATTGCGATATGGGCCAATAATGTGCCGGAATGGGTTCTGGCTCAGTTTGGCAGCGCCAAAATGGGTGCTGTTCTGGTTACTGTTAATACCAACTATCGCTCCTTTGAATTGGAATACTTATTAAAACAATCAGATTCCACTACTATTATACTTGTACACGGTGTTAAACGACAAAATGAGTATACGGACATTATGTACGAATTATGTCCCGAGCTAAGCAGTTGTGCCCCTGGACAATTAAACAGTGCTCGGTTGCCAAAATTAAAGAACGTTATTTATATCGGCGAGGAAAAAATGCCCGGCATGTATAATTGGAACGACCTGTATGAATTGGGTAAACAAATAACTGATGAAGAGTTAAAGGCTCGGGAAGATTCTTTGCAGCCCGATGAAGTAATTAACATGCAGTACACCTCCGGTACCACAGGCTTTCCCAAGGGAGTTATGCTTACTCACACAAATATTTCCGGTAATGCTGTTAGTATGGCGGAATGTATGATGCTCTCCCCGAAAGACTCTTTGTGTATTCCTGTTCCCTTGTTCCACTGCTTCGGTTGTGTAATAGGCACGATGTGTTGTGTGGTTACTGGTGCTACTATGGCTCCGGTGGAAACATTTAATGCTAAAAAAGTGCTGGAAACCATTGAAGCAAACAAATGTACTGCAGTACATGGCGTGCCCACCATGTTTATAGCCGAATTGGAAGAAATGGACAAAAATAAGTATGATACTTCCTCCCTGCGTACCGGTGTCATGGCTGGTGCGCCCTGTCCCATTGAAGTAATGAAATCGGTGGTTAATAAAATGGGGGCCAGAGAAATATGCATTACTTACGGGCAAACCGAAGCATCTCCCGGGATTACCATGACTAGAACCACTGACCCCATTGAACTGCGAGTTAGTACGGTGGGCAGGGCACTGCCTAATGTGGAAGTGAAAATTGTTAACCCGGAAACTGGCGAGGAAGTGCCGCCAGGAGTGCAGGGTGAACTATGTACCAGGGGATATCATGTCATGAAGGGATATTATAACATGCCTGATGCTACCGCCCAGGCAATAGACGGAGATTCATGGTTGCATACAGGTGATTTGGCGGTCATGGATGAAAACGGTTACTGTAAAATAACCGGTAGATTAAAAGACATGATTATCCGCGGAGGTGAGAATATATATCCCCGTGAGATAGAGGAGTTTCTATATACTCACCCCAAAATTAAAGATGTCCAGGTGGTTGGGGTGCCAAGTCGTAAATATGGTGAAGAAGTTGTGGCCTTTATACAGTTGAAAGCCGGCGAAACAGCCGATGAAACCGAGATTAAAGAGTATTGCAGAGACAAGATTGCCCGCCATAAAATACCGGCTTTTATTATGTTTGTTGACGAGTACCCAGCCACGGCCAGCGGAAAGATTCAAAAATATAAACTAAGGGAGACGGCCACCAAGGTATTGGGCAGGGAAGATGATGCTGGGATTGAAACAGCTTAA
- a CDS encoding sigma-54 interaction domain-containing protein — protein sequence MLDNKIGVRDGYSAEIILNTIFENSSEGLLVISEKGVIQQVNRALADSLKTSPDNLIGHRLVDVCRHNGLRRLLKILKTGEPEIGKISSVEGRSFIADYLPIIIKQRVRGALAKLTFLSSEQGLPGNGEVTRKKPSFKHKGFNVIYTVDSIIGNSPQMMDLKETLLKVSPRNSNILITGESGTGKELFAQAVHAASLRRSGPFIKINCAAIPDTLLESEFFGYEDGAFTGGKKGGQVGKLELANGGTVFLDEIGDLSFALQAKLLRFIQEKEIQKLGGGEVKVSDVRVVVATNVNLHHMVKYKKFREDLFYRLNVVNLAIPPLRERKEDIKDLVSHFIAKYNKLFGLTVTGVSPQVENIFYKYSWPGNIRELENTIERAFNVLEGNTIRKEHLPYHLINLLNDEPANQDKQEYEQFNEFSIKLSHGRTLADVMSQAEKLVILQTLMESKGNKAKAAQVLGISRPGLYKKLLKYNLT from the coding sequence ATGCTGGATAATAAAATCGGTGTCCGTGACGGGTATTCAGCCGAAATAATTCTCAATACAATTTTCGAAAATAGTAGCGAAGGACTATTGGTGATTAGTGAAAAAGGTGTGATTCAACAAGTTAACCGTGCGCTGGCTGATAGTTTAAAAACGTCTCCGGATAATTTAATTGGTCATAGGTTAGTTGATGTTTGCAGGCATAATGGACTGCGCAGGCTTTTAAAAATATTGAAAACAGGAGAACCAGAGATAGGTAAAATATCCAGTGTGGAAGGGCGCAGTTTTATTGCGGATTACCTGCCTATAATTATAAAACAGCGGGTTCGGGGTGCGCTGGCCAAGCTGACTTTTTTAAGTTCGGAGCAAGGCCTCCCGGGCAATGGGGAAGTAACCAGAAAAAAGCCTTCTTTTAAGCACAAGGGCTTTAATGTTATATATACTGTTGATAGCATTATCGGTAACAGTCCTCAAATGATGGATTTGAAAGAGACATTGTTAAAGGTGTCGCCCCGTAACTCAAACATATTAATCACCGGCGAAAGCGGTACCGGTAAAGAACTTTTTGCCCAAGCCGTCCATGCCGCCAGTTTGCGCAGGTCAGGCCCCTTCATAAAAATAAACTGTGCGGCTATTCCCGATACATTGTTGGAGTCGGAATTTTTCGGCTATGAAGATGGGGCTTTTACAGGCGGGAAAAAAGGTGGTCAGGTGGGAAAACTGGAACTGGCCAATGGTGGGACCGTTTTTCTTGATGAGATTGGGGATTTGTCCTTTGCTTTGCAGGCAAAGTTATTGCGGTTTATACAAGAAAAGGAAATACAAAAGCTCGGTGGCGGAGAGGTTAAAGTTTCAGACGTCAGGGTGGTTGTGGCTACCAATGTAAACTTACACCATATGGTAAAATACAAAAAGTTCCGTGAAGATTTGTTCTACAGGTTAAATGTAGTTAATCTTGCTATCCCACCGCTAAGGGAAAGAAAAGAAGATATCAAAGATTTGGTAAGTCATTTTATCGCAAAGTATAATAAATTATTTGGATTAACGGTGACAGGTGTATCGCCTCAAGTTGAAAATATTTTTTATAAGTACTCTTGGCCGGGGAATATACGGGAATTGGAGAATACTATTGAACGAGCTTTCAATGTTTTGGAAGGTAATACTATACGCAAGGAACATTTGCCCTATCATTTGATAAATTTGTTAAATGATGAACCGGCTAACCAGGATAAGCAGGAATACGAACAATTTAATGAGTTTTCCATTAAACTGTCCCATGGTCGGACTTTGGCTGACGTGATGAGTCAAGCTGAAAAATTGGTGATATTACAAACATTAATGGAGAGCAAGGGTAATAAAGCCAAAGCGGCACAAGTACTGGGTATATCTAGACCGGGTTTATACAAGAAGTTGCTAAAATATAATTTAACGTAA
- a CDS encoding NUDIX domain-containing protein: MSEIIIDSETVFTGKIITVRKDRVRLPDNRQGTREVVNCADAVAIVALTDVDEVLMVKQYRHPTSQELWEIPAGKIEAGEDPLSCAQRELEEETGYRAGDWHQICSFYTSPGFCTEQLHLLLARDLTKYNQKPDQDEFIEVEKIPVSVAVQMVTGGEILDAKTIIGLLTAEKYIRKIYK; this comes from the coding sequence ATGTCCGAAATAATCATAGATTCAGAAACTGTTTTTACTGGTAAAATAATAACCGTTCGTAAAGACCGGGTGCGACTGCCTGATAACCGTCAGGGTACCCGGGAAGTGGTAAATTGTGCCGATGCAGTGGCCATTGTGGCGTTAACGGATGTCGATGAAGTGCTAATGGTTAAACAATATCGCCATCCTACAAGCCAGGAATTATGGGAAATACCCGCCGGTAAGATTGAAGCGGGTGAAGATCCCCTTAGTTGTGCGCAAAGGGAATTGGAAGAGGAAACGGGATACCGGGCCGGAGATTGGCACCAAATATGTTCCTTTTATACTTCACCGGGATTCTGCACGGAGCAGCTCCATTTGCTTTTAGCCCGTGACCTTACTAAATATAACCAAAAACCGGATCAAGATGAGTTTATTGAAGTGGAAAAAATACCGGTTTCTGTAGCTGTGCAAATGGTTACTGGTGGTGAGATTTTGGACGCCAAAACCATCATTGGCTTGCTGACTGCTGAAAAATATATAAGAAAAATATATAAATAG